ACACAATTATCTAGTCTACGCTCTATTTCTACACTAGACATACCTGAAAAAATAGCCTCTGCATGAATGCCTCTCTGGGCAAGTTGGGTGATTTGGTCTTTCATCAGTGCAATAAGGGGTGTAACCACAAGGGTTAAGCCCTCTTTGCATAAAGCTGGTAATTGAAAACAAAGTGACTTTCCACTACCAGTAGGTAAAATAACCAATAGATCTTTACCATCTAATATACCCTTAATGATGGATTCCTGAAGGGGTCTAAAGGAATGATATCCCCAATGGTTGCTTAATAGGTCATAAATATGGTCCATGGTTGGGGGATAGCTTCCTAGCTGATGCAATGTATAGCACACTTTTTGCTTGCTTTACCATAAATGACAAACAATAGAGCGGGCTAGTGCAGAATAGCTATGTATGTAAATTGGATACCAGTCGAAGATAGATTGTTAATGCTTGTATATCTTTGCTATCTTTTGCCTCTAACCCTACTTCATATACAATATCATTGAATAGCTTAATCCCATGTGGGAGCGTTTCTAATAGATCCTTATAACTCAAATTATACAGCTGATCTGCTAGCTGATCTATGATTTTTAGACTTTGTACAATGGCTTCCTGGTTCTTTTTATATTTATATAGCGTACTACATGCCAGTTCTTTCTGGTGCGTTTGCTTAATTTTTTCCCATAGTGTTTGCCCATTAGTATGACAATCTGTGTGCCATTTTTTTATATTAGCTTGACATCGTTGTAGCTTACTAAGCAGTGAATCATATGTTTCTGAAATAAAGCAGATGAACCTGTTGTATGCTAGTTTTTCCTTAGTAAGTAGGATGGACCCTGGGTTATTATAGTGTGCTTTTATGCACGCTTTAAATGCCTGCATCAGCTTAGCATCCGCTTGGACCTTTTTGATTGCCGCTATCAACGCTTGTTCATTGTCTTTTGTGGTTGCCCTTAATAGGTTGCCGAATGCATCATAACAGTTTTCTAAAAGCGTGGTATCACGTTCTTTTTTTAATTTTGCTACTATTGTTACTGTTATTTCTTTAGTAAAGAAGTCATTCCATAGTGTATAGGGCTCTGACTCTGTACCCGTTATACGCCATTCAGGGTTTCGCTTTGCTAGTTTTTGGCTCCAATCAGTAATGGTATCGGGTGTGGATAGTATAAATGCTTCTTCCAATGAATCTAATAGGCCTAACTTATAGGAATTTTGCGTATAATACCCCTCTTCTTCCTCATAGATGTAGGACTTATTTTTACATCCATCTGTACATCTACAGAAAAGAATCAGCACAAAAGTATAACAGAAATATTTTTTCAAATGCATTGTATGGTATCTCATCCCTGCTTAAAAGATTTATTCGATTGCTATTTTAGCATTACTTAATGCCCTATCTAGAATATTAAGCAAGATAGTTTTTTATCTCTTTTTTTCCTATTTCTAGCTTTGCATTTTTATGAATGGGTGCATGGCCTAAGCATCCAGTGGGTGGTTGATTTGTCTGTATACTTTTTTTGTCGTAGTTTTAGAAACTATAGGTATTATACTTTTGCAATTACTTTCACATTTTGATACTTACTTATGGTGCTTGTACAATACTTAAAGAAGTTTTTTCTCTGTTGCCTAATGGGTCTTTTTTTAAGTAGCGTATATGCTCAAGAAGCTAGTGATAGTGCGGAACGTCCTTTTCGCCAAGGAGAATGGTTAGAGTATCAGGTCTACTATGGTGGTTTTATACATGCTGGTACGGCCACTATGTGTGTGGATGAACAGTTGCATAAGCTCGAGGAGCATGTTTGCTATAAGATTCACGTACAAGGTGCCTCTAGTAAGGCATTGGGCCTTTTAGGTTTTAAGGTTTTAGATACATGGGAAACCTATTTAGATGTAGATAAGGCCTATCCATTACGCCCGCATAGATGTGTTGCGCACCTTCAAGAAAACGGCTACCTACGAAAAGAGCAGGTTGACTTTGATTATCAGTCTTATCAAGCTAAGGTAGAAATAACTGAGAGTAGCAAAAATATGGAGCGTGAGGTGAATTATCATCCACTTCCTAGTGCAAAAGACATTAAAGATCTAATTGGTGGCTATTATGCGTTGCGTTCCATTGATACGACAAAACTCAAACCAGGTGATAAGCTTATACTAACCGTTTTACATGATCAGCAGCTTTATGAAGATGTGGACATCTTATTTCTTGGGAAGAAGACCATTGCTACCAAACTAGGCAAAACATCTGCATTGGTTTTTGCCCCCTTAGTACCTATTGAGGATAGCATATTTTCTGGAACGCGTCCAGTGGAAGCATATATTTCGGATGATGTCAACAAAGTGCCTCTGAAATTAAAAGTTAACCTTGTAGTAGGTGCAGTAGAAATCGAACTCACAAACTATAAAGGTTTGAAAGAGGATATTCATTTCCAGCTATCTTAATCTTTATCATTTTGTATCTATATGCGCTCTGACTCTTTTAGTGCACTTCGCCCATTACTCGCATCGCAAAACCTTACTACTATAGTTAGGCAGCTATTGCAGCATATTCAAGCGCAGCAAGATTTAAATGCGTTTGTAAATGTTTATGATCAAGAAATAATAGCAAATGCTGCTGTAGTCAACCAGAAAATAAAAGAAAATAAGGGCGGTCCTTTGGCAGGCATGGTAGTTGGTTTGAAGGATATGATTGCCTACAAAGACCATCCATTGCAAGCGGGTAGTAAAATTTTGACCAATTATATATCGCCTTTTGATGCAACGGTTACAGAACGACTTTTGGCAGCTGACGCATTGATTATTGGCCATCAGAATTGTGATGAGTTTGGTATGGGCTCCTCGTCAGAAAATGCTTATTTCGGTACAGTGCTTAATCCTTTAGATAAAACAAGGGTAGCAGGTGGTTCTTCTGGTGGATCTGCAGCAGCTGTAAAAGCAAAAATGTGTCATGTTTCTATTGGAACAGATACAGGTGGATCTGTTAGGCAACCAGCTGCATTTTGTGGCCTTGTGGGCCTTAAACCTTCTTATGGCAGGGTTTCTAGACATGGCTTGGTGGCTTATGCTTCTTCTTTTGATACAGCTGGCATCTTTGCGCATACCGTAGAAGATTGTGCGGGTGTACTAGAGGTCATAGCGGGTCCTGATGCATTTGATGATACCGCAGCCGATCGAGCAGTTCCGCGTTATACCAATGCGTTGCCTGAATCAGGACGTTATAAAGTAGCCTGCTTAGCAGGAACACTTAGCCATGATGGGTTACAGCCAGAAATAAAAGCACATACATTGCGTGGCTTGGAACTTTTGAAAAAAGAGGGCCATCAAGTAGACCATGTCCATTTTGAACTACTCAAATATGCACTACCTACTTACTATATATTGGTGAATGCGGAAGCAAGTACCAATCTAGCACGCTTTGATGGCATTCGGTATGGCTATCGCAGCAGTTATGCTACCACACTGGAGGAAGTCTATATCAAGACAAGAACGGAAGGTTTTGCTAAGGAGGTAAAAAAGCGGATTATGCTGGGTTCCTTTGTGCTCAGTGCCTCTCAATGTGAGACACACTATGTTAAAGCCCTAAAAGTACGTAACCTGATTAAAAAGGCTTTGCAAGATAT
The nucleotide sequence above comes from Cardinium endosymbiont of Sogatella furcifera. Encoded proteins:
- a CDS encoding DUF3108 domain-containing protein codes for the protein MVLVQYLKKFFLCCLMGLFLSSVYAQEASDSAERPFRQGEWLEYQVYYGGFIHAGTATMCVDEQLHKLEEHVCYKIHVQGASSKALGLLGFKVLDTWETYLDVDKAYPLRPHRCVAHLQENGYLRKEQVDFDYQSYQAKVEITESSKNMEREVNYHPLPSAKDIKDLIGGYYALRSIDTTKLKPGDKLILTVLHDQQLYEDVDILFLGKKTIATKLGKTSALVFAPLVPIEDSIFSGTRPVEAYISDDVNKVPLKLKVNLVVGAVEIELTNYKGLKEDIHFQLS
- the gatA gene encoding Asp-tRNA(Asn)/Glu-tRNA(Gln) amidotransferase subunit GatA, whose translation is MRSDSFSALRPLLASQNLTTIVRQLLQHIQAQQDLNAFVNVYDQEIIANAAVVNQKIKENKGGPLAGMVVGLKDMIAYKDHPLQAGSKILTNYISPFDATVTERLLAADALIIGHQNCDEFGMGSSSENAYFGTVLNPLDKTRVAGGSSGGSAAAVKAKMCHVSIGTDTGGSVRQPAAFCGLVGLKPSYGRVSRHGLVAYASSFDTAGIFAHTVEDCAGVLEVIAGPDAFDDTAADRAVPRYTNALPESGRYKVACLAGTLSHDGLQPEIKAHTLRGLELLKKEGHQVDHVHFELLKYALPTYYILVNAEASTNLARFDGIRYGYRSSYATTLEEVYIKTRTEGFAKEVKKRIMLGSFVLSASQCETHYVKALKVRNLIKKALQDILNQYDFIILPTTTTTAFRVNSFANNPISMYWSDLYTVLASVAGLPAISLPNGVDNKDLPIGIQIIGNYFEEAKLLAFSSHFEAIVQ